From Serratia fonticola:
TGTATGACGCCACCAAAACGGTAAGCGGTATGCCTGGGGAAGCGGTAAAACAGCGGTTACGCACCGGCACTGTGGTCACCACCGACGATCGCAACTGGGAGCTGCGCTATTCGGCTTCCGCACTGCGCTTTAACCTCAGCCGCGCCGTCGCCGTCGATATGGAAAGTGCCACCATCGCGGCGCAAGGTTATCGCTTCCGGGTGCCTTATGGCACGCTGCTGTGCGTGTCTGATAAACCGCTACACGGCGAGATTAAACTGCCAGGCCAGGCCAACCGTTTCTACGAAGGCGCGATTTCAGAGCACTTGCAGATTGGCATCTGTGCCATCGATCTGCTGCGGGCTGAGGGTGAACACCTGCATTCACGCAAACTGCGCACCTTCAACGAGCCGCCGTTCCGCTAATCCAAAGGCTGGGCGCCGCATACGGCGCCCCTACAGCGCCAAAGCCAGCACTCGCGTCGGCTGATGATGGCTGGCGGTAATTTCCAGCAGGATCTCTCTCACCGCTCCCGCCGCCGCAGTGAGCGGCTTTTGGCCGCAAACCACTAACGCCAGCGGTACCGAAAGCGCCGGAGCATTGAGGCGGATCATCCAGGCCTTGGCCGGGCCGATCGTCGCCCTGGCAAGCGACTCTGGCAGGATCGTCGCCCCCATTCCGCTAGCGATAGCGGCGCAAAGCATGCTGTGTGATTCGATCTCACCAATCACATTCGGCGTGAGTTGGCGCAGCGCCATAGCCTCATCAACCAGGTCGCGCACCACATCCCCCTCACGTGGCAAGAACAGATTAAACCGGCTCACCGCCGATAAATCGATGCTGTTGCCCGGATGAGGGATGCTTCTTGCCGCGACCAGATACAAATCCTCTTTCGCCAACGCCGTAACGTTCAGGTTCGGTGGCATGTTCTGCCCGTACATCACCGCCATATCCAGAGCCTGCGTCGCCACCTGCTGGCTTAACGTATTGCCGATATTTTCATTCAGGCTCAGCAAAATCCCAGGATGCCGATCGCGTACCGCTTGCAACAGCGGCAGCGCCAACTGCGAGGCCGCACTGCCTTGCACCAGGCCGACGGCCACCTGCCCAGCAAGCGTTTCCCCACTGCTGATCACCGCTTGCTGGGCCTGCTCGCACTGTTGAAGAATGGTTTGCGCATGCGCATAAAGAATATTGCCAGCCTCCGTGGGCATCACTCCGCGTTTGGTACGGATCAGCAATTGCTGTTTCAGTTCCCCTTCCAGGGTGGCAACTTG
This genomic window contains:
- the nac gene encoding nitrogen assimilation transcriptional regulator NAC; this translates as MNFRRLKYFVKIVDIGSLTQAAEVLHIAQPALSQQVATLEGELKQQLLIRTKRGVMPTEAGNILYAHAQTILQQCEQAQQAVISSGETLAGQVAVGLVQGSAASQLALPLLQAVRDRHPGILLSLNENIGNTLSQQVATQALDMAVMYGQNMPPNLNVTALAKEDLYLVAARSIPHPGNSIDLSAVSRFNLFLPREGDVVRDLVDEAMALRQLTPNVIGEIESHSMLCAAIASGMGATILPESLARATIGPAKAWMIRLNAPALSVPLALVVCGQKPLTAAAGAVREILLEITASHHQPTRVLALAL